A single window of Streptomyces griseoviridis DNA harbors:
- a CDS encoding MBL fold metallo-hydrolase, giving the protein MSAPSSTGPTADPATEPTTDATADPTAAPCWTVGDVTVHRVDEVLLPPATGPWLLPGATPDVVAGQDWLRPHFADDEGVLRIDSHSFAFTVGGLRVLADTGIGNGKERANPAWHNLNTDYLQRLTAAGFPPDSVDLVILTHLHADHVGWNTREVNGEWVPTFPNARYITSRVEREFWAGYDMEEAREQMFRDSVIPVEDAGLLDLIDVPADGVEVVPGLRLIPTPGHTPGHIALELTSRGDTALITGDCIHHPVQLAHPTIGACVDIEPERSETSRRKLLGRLAGTDTLVLGTHFAPPTAGRVVTHEGAYRLSPAPADSP; this is encoded by the coding sequence ATGAGCGCTCCATCGAGCACGGGACCGACCGCCGACCCGGCCACCGAACCGACCACCGACGCGACCGCCGACCCGACCGCCGCCCCCTGCTGGACCGTGGGCGACGTCACCGTTCACCGCGTCGACGAGGTCCTGCTGCCGCCCGCCACCGGACCGTGGCTGCTGCCCGGCGCCACCCCGGACGTCGTCGCCGGGCAGGATTGGTTGCGCCCCCACTTCGCCGACGACGAGGGCGTCCTGCGCATCGACAGCCACAGCTTCGCGTTCACCGTCGGCGGGCTGCGCGTCCTGGCGGACACCGGCATCGGCAACGGCAAGGAGCGGGCCAACCCCGCCTGGCACAACCTGAACACCGACTACCTACAGCGCCTCACGGCGGCCGGCTTCCCCCCGGACTCCGTCGACCTGGTGATCCTCACCCACCTGCACGCCGACCACGTCGGCTGGAACACCCGCGAGGTGAACGGAGAGTGGGTTCCCACCTTCCCCAACGCCCGCTACATCACCTCGCGCGTCGAGCGAGAGTTCTGGGCCGGGTACGACATGGAGGAGGCGCGCGAGCAGATGTTCCGCGACTCCGTGATCCCGGTGGAGGACGCGGGGCTGCTCGACCTCATCGACGTCCCGGCAGACGGCGTCGAAGTCGTCCCGGGCCTGCGACTGATCCCCACCCCCGGGCACACCCCCGGCCACATCGCCCTTGAGCTGACCAGCCGCGGAGACACGGCACTGATCACCGGTGACTGCATCCACCACCCCGTACAGCTCGCCCACCCGACCATCGGCGCCTGCGTCGACATAGAGCCTGAGCGGTCCGAGACCTCGCGCCGCAAGCTGCTCGGTCGGCTCGCCGGCACGGACACCCTCGTCCTGGGCACCCACTTCGCGCCGCCCACCGCCGGCCGGGTCGTCACTCATGAGGGCGCCTACCGGCTCTCACCGGCCCCCGCCGACTCGCCCTGA
- a CDS encoding N-6 DNA methylase: protein MEQHDEPVTLSLAGIARLAGVGRAAVSNWRRRHSDFPEPVGGTDASPLFSLADAESWLLRHGKIDESSSGWDRLWPRIEDLGDRDGMAHLLASAGERLAIPAMNPPRGAPELSAADRRVADEVVRLALRQSPKEAFAVLLDRWHAVHVRQLIVSPRQLADTMVALAAELRDGSAPVRRVLDPACGMGSLLAASGRRWSGQVPPPALAGVDNDAAVARLTRARLALEFPGCERHVQSGDTLLDAPLRHASRADVVLSYPPSNERAWGHDELATDPRWTYGTPPRTEPELAWVQHCLSVLEPGGVAVLVLPPGVASRRAGRRIRAGLVRTGAVRAVVALPPGSAPPHGVGLHLWLLATPREHSAEEVTFVDAADCRTTALTGRGMAVDWDGLRERTVAALRGSDLPGVTRVPTAELLSDETELTPSRRTVTERSVGPVELRRAWTGWDKALMDMDDAAKAVREHEASAAVPDDFGYTFVGDLERSGALDVTPGKVLADDLIRQGAHAEDSLPVVTPWAVWGEEPWVAAAQAAELEAEGQGVLTSFGDVVVVTAAGGFDVWVETAGPRLLGAHTVRLRTDPALLDPFFLAACLSAPGNDQRAGTRASSTSRVDVRRLRVLRAPATQQRRIGEVHRRLVRFREAVADLGRHGDVLSAMLSGLLAQGRLTEE, encoded by the coding sequence ATGGAGCAGCACGATGAACCGGTCACGCTCAGCCTTGCAGGGATCGCGCGGCTTGCCGGAGTCGGTCGTGCCGCCGTGAGCAACTGGAGGCGGCGGCACAGTGACTTCCCGGAGCCGGTCGGCGGCACGGACGCCAGCCCTTTGTTCTCCCTGGCGGATGCGGAGTCCTGGCTTCTTCGGCACGGCAAGATCGACGAGTCCTCCAGTGGCTGGGACCGTCTCTGGCCGCGGATCGAGGACCTCGGCGACCGGGACGGGATGGCCCATCTACTGGCCTCGGCGGGGGAGCGCCTGGCGATCCCGGCGATGAACCCGCCGCGCGGAGCCCCGGAACTCAGTGCTGCCGACCGGAGGGTGGCGGACGAGGTTGTGCGGCTGGCCCTTCGTCAGTCGCCGAAGGAAGCCTTCGCCGTGCTGCTGGATCGTTGGCACGCTGTCCACGTACGTCAGTTGATCGTCAGTCCCCGCCAACTGGCGGACACCATGGTGGCTCTGGCGGCCGAACTCCGTGACGGCAGTGCGCCGGTGCGGCGGGTGCTGGACCCTGCGTGCGGAATGGGTTCGCTCCTGGCTGCGTCCGGTCGCCGGTGGTCGGGGCAGGTACCTCCGCCTGCGCTGGCAGGTGTCGACAACGATGCTGCTGTGGCTCGCCTGACCCGAGCCAGGTTGGCGCTGGAGTTCCCGGGCTGTGAGCGACACGTGCAGTCTGGGGACACACTGCTTGATGCCCCCCTGCGGCATGCCTCCCGCGCCGACGTGGTTCTGAGCTATCCACCGTCCAACGAGCGTGCCTGGGGCCACGACGAACTGGCGACCGATCCTCGCTGGACGTATGGCACGCCACCACGGACCGAGCCTGAGCTGGCGTGGGTGCAGCACTGTCTGTCCGTGCTGGAACCTGGGGGAGTAGCAGTGCTGGTCCTACCACCGGGTGTCGCTTCGCGTCGGGCCGGACGGCGAATTCGGGCGGGGTTGGTGCGCACCGGAGCCGTGCGAGCCGTAGTCGCGCTGCCGCCCGGGAGCGCGCCGCCGCATGGGGTGGGATTGCATCTGTGGCTGCTGGCGACGCCCCGTGAACACTCCGCGGAGGAGGTAACCTTCGTGGACGCTGCGGATTGCCGGACGACCGCACTCACAGGTCGCGGCATGGCCGTCGACTGGGACGGTTTGCGTGAGCGCACCGTAGCGGCCCTGCGTGGCAGTGACCTACCTGGCGTCACACGGGTGCCGACCGCGGAACTGCTCAGCGACGAGACCGAGCTGACACCCTCTCGCCGTACTGTGACCGAGCGGTCCGTGGGGCCGGTGGAACTGCGCCGCGCCTGGACCGGCTGGGACAAGGCGCTGATGGACATGGACGATGCGGCCAAGGCCGTTCGCGAACACGAGGCGAGTGCCGCAGTGCCGGACGACTTCGGCTACACCTTCGTGGGTGATCTGGAGCGTTCCGGTGCTCTGGACGTGACGCCCGGCAAGGTTCTCGCTGACGATCTGATCCGGCAGGGAGCGCATGCCGAGGATTCTCTGCCCGTCGTCACCCCGTGGGCCGTATGGGGTGAGGAGCCATGGGTTGCCGCGGCGCAGGCCGCCGAGTTGGAGGCTGAGGGGCAGGGGGTTCTGACGTCCTTCGGCGATGTCGTGGTCGTGACCGCGGCCGGCGGATTCGACGTCTGGGTCGAGACGGCCGGACCGCGACTGCTGGGTGCCCACACCGTCCGGCTGCGGACCGACCCTGCACTGCTCGACCCGTTCTTCCTCGCTGCGTGTCTGAGCGCGCCAGGCAACGACCAGCGGGCAGGGACACGTGCCTCCTCGACCTCTCGGGTCGACGTGCGCCGACTGCGCGTCCTGCGCGCGCCGGCGACGCAGCAGCGGCGGATCGGGGAGGTTCACCGCCGACTCGTCCGGTTCCGGGAGGCGGTGGCCGACCTGGGCAGGCACGGTGATGTGCTCTCCGCCATGTTGTCGGGGCTGCTGGCCCAGGGCAGGCTGACGGAGGAGTGA
- a CDS encoding serine/threonine-protein kinase encodes MGVVYRATDDRHAERPVAVKFLWPRDPEATLRGYRTPTPQELRRFDRECEMHQRFGGRGVPAFVHADLSPPRPYLVTEYVDGDDLHAFLTRNRPTLSAAACVIVPLLEVLGRVHGAGVVHRDVKPANILLARRDGVVYLTDFGIALPKDPAATRYTNGRTPGTIGYMAPEIHRGERNPGSEADLYSVACIAFQMVTGRLVFEAGHSDYDLARLHCEERPPLLSDDVPGLPSEIVDITDRMLAKSPANRPPLELALEIWRPLLPSPGAPSPRPVLDPDPTLPHRAPETAAAPLSEAPPTGPRRPRVHRRPVGGPTRSALRNLCAEAEMEIERGEPDKAVDELATMLLRAEQCLPGAVREVQSARLVVARAQMLRGETASAGRICRDVARRLADASTGTDTGELRARARLGAVQVMTAERSPVQAVADIWLELAEELASWPGPGPSRQTLELCREVGVEVKELVLDARQGEVPPALPEAICKLLDRLRGPA; translated from the coding sequence ATGGGGGTCGTCTATCGGGCGACCGACGACAGGCATGCCGAGCGGCCGGTCGCGGTGAAGTTCCTGTGGCCTCGAGATCCGGAGGCCACTCTGCGCGGGTACCGGACTCCCACCCCACAAGAACTACGGCGTTTCGACCGCGAGTGCGAAATGCACCAACGCTTCGGTGGCCGCGGCGTACCAGCCTTCGTCCACGCCGATCTCTCCCCGCCGCGCCCGTACCTCGTCACAGAGTACGTCGACGGCGATGACCTGCATGCTTTCCTGACCCGAAACAGGCCCACCCTCTCGGCTGCGGCGTGTGTGATCGTCCCGCTGCTGGAAGTACTCGGTCGGGTGCACGGCGCGGGCGTGGTGCACCGAGACGTCAAGCCAGCCAACATCCTGCTGGCCCGACGCGACGGCGTCGTATACCTCACCGACTTCGGCATCGCCCTGCCGAAAGATCCGGCGGCCACCCGGTACACCAACGGACGGACGCCCGGCACGATCGGCTACATGGCCCCGGAGATCCACCGCGGCGAACGCAACCCGGGCTCGGAGGCCGACCTCTACAGTGTCGCCTGCATCGCGTTCCAGATGGTAACCGGACGGCTGGTTTTCGAGGCAGGCCACTCCGACTACGACTTGGCCCGCCTGCACTGCGAGGAGCGGCCGCCGCTGCTCAGCGACGACGTCCCCGGCTTGCCCTCCGAGATCGTGGACATCACGGACCGTATGCTCGCCAAGTCGCCCGCCAATCGGCCGCCCCTGGAACTGGCGCTTGAGATCTGGCGGCCTCTGCTGCCCTCGCCGGGCGCCCCCTCTCCACGCCCCGTCCTCGACCCGGACCCGACCCTGCCCCATCGCGCCCCGGAGACCGCTGCGGCCCCGCTCTCAGAAGCACCGCCGACGGGTCCGCGCCGCCCTCGGGTGCATCGCCGACCCGTCGGCGGTCCCACCCGGTCTGCGCTCCGAAATCTGTGCGCCGAGGCCGAGATGGAAATCGAACGCGGCGAACCGGACAAGGCCGTCGACGAGCTGGCCACCATGCTGCTGCGCGCCGAGCAGTGCCTTCCTGGGGCGGTCCGCGAGGTGCAGAGCGCGCGCCTCGTCGTGGCCCGTGCTCAGATGCTGCGCGGAGAGACTGCCTCCGCGGGCCGCATCTGCCGGGATGTCGCCAGGCGGCTCGCGGACGCATCGACCGGCACGGATACCGGTGAACTGCGAGCACGGGCACGGCTCGGCGCGGTCCAGGTGATGACTGCGGAAAGGAGCCCGGTCCAGGCGGTGGCCGACATCTGGCTGGAGCTGGCCGAGGAACTCGCGTCCTGGCCCGGGCCAGGACCTTCCCGCCAGACCCTGGAACTCTGCCGGGAAGTAGGAGTCGAAGTGAAGGAACTTGTTCTGGACGCGAGGCAAGGTGAAGTGCCCCCGGCGCTGCCCGAGGCAATCTGCAAGCTGCTAGATCGCCTGCGAGGGCCAGCTTGA
- a CDS encoding PD-(D/E)XK nuclease family protein: protein MQPWDNPPGTVGVGRLARIPVRHLRDEEPGCPMNRALSVRRDVFAAERVSSKTPREEFPFALVQELLDQLESGAAQSIEEAMERCSRTRSRCLPQHVTWSAAAAERYLDARRRDQESRDGADVPRTFRAPDAWIAFRTLEEPDERGITDYERTVWGRQYVSDDATLRELVIPAKGGAKERLPLPELAAVASVLYYGTPARIPSFEHHSPALRHPAPPPRPERVRVYSAGLTEGRVRLLRTTETDVFADWTAEEIMDLHEQHVVPRLGRVLDSRERIAGAHCAGCKALPECSVVPRVPALLVFPPPTRPRKRRTVSVSDLRAHHDCPARYHLTRVLKLPSSVQENEAVRRGRAVDRWLNVRHASADAPPCREVPLPADLPGLTDDELAPALGMLRAHRARCPLDNPAATRFRPQHRVMAHDPQSDVMVIASCDLVYEERGGVVVRETKTSAFPPGGRSVLLEKHPQLALSVLLLEAGVLGGDSRRSRVELEILRPDGVSLEEFDPGDEGTVEHARTVLASYTVPWSVETRYDAVPRPGYDCTGCEALSWCATGKERATAAG, encoded by the coding sequence GTGCAGCCCTGGGACAACCCTCCCGGTACGGTCGGCGTCGGGCGCCTGGCCCGCATCCCGGTCCGCCATCTGCGCGACGAGGAGCCCGGTTGTCCGATGAACCGTGCTCTCAGTGTTCGCCGCGACGTGTTCGCTGCGGAACGGGTTTCGTCCAAGACTCCACGCGAGGAGTTCCCGTTCGCGCTTGTGCAGGAACTGCTCGATCAACTGGAGTCCGGCGCGGCGCAGAGCATCGAAGAGGCCATGGAGCGGTGTAGCCGGACGCGGTCTCGGTGCCTGCCGCAGCACGTGACCTGGTCGGCGGCGGCCGCGGAGCGTTACCTCGACGCCCGCCGCAGGGACCAGGAAAGCCGCGACGGCGCCGACGTTCCGCGCACGTTCCGCGCTCCGGACGCATGGATCGCATTCCGCACGCTTGAGGAGCCCGACGAGCGCGGCATCACCGACTACGAGCGCACTGTCTGGGGGAGGCAGTACGTCTCGGACGACGCGACGCTGCGCGAACTCGTGATTCCCGCCAAAGGAGGCGCCAAAGAGCGACTCCCGCTGCCCGAACTCGCCGCTGTCGCCTCTGTGCTGTATTACGGGACTCCGGCCCGCATCCCTTCCTTCGAGCATCACTCCCCAGCCCTCAGGCACCCGGCGCCGCCGCCGCGGCCAGAACGTGTCCGGGTCTACTCCGCCGGACTCACCGAAGGCCGGGTCCGTCTTCTGCGCACAACGGAGACTGACGTCTTCGCGGACTGGACCGCTGAAGAGATCATGGACTTGCACGAGCAGCACGTTGTGCCCCGGCTCGGCCGTGTCCTCGACAGCCGTGAACGCATCGCCGGTGCCCATTGCGCGGGTTGCAAGGCGTTACCCGAGTGCTCCGTCGTACCGCGGGTGCCCGCTCTCCTCGTGTTCCCACCTCCCACGCGGCCTCGTAAGCGGCGCACGGTATCGGTCAGCGACTTGAGAGCACACCACGACTGTCCCGCCCGCTACCACCTGACCCGCGTACTCAAGCTCCCGAGCTCCGTGCAGGAGAACGAGGCCGTGCGCAGAGGCCGGGCCGTCGACAGATGGCTCAACGTCCGACACGCCTCGGCGGATGCCCCGCCGTGCCGCGAAGTGCCTCTGCCCGCAGACCTGCCCGGCCTCACAGACGACGAGCTGGCCCCCGCCCTCGGCATGCTCCGGGCCCACCGGGCCAGGTGCCCGCTCGATAATCCGGCGGCGACGCGGTTCCGCCCGCAGCATCGAGTGATGGCCCACGACCCGCAGTCCGACGTTATGGTCATCGCCTCGTGCGATCTTGTCTACGAGGAACGCGGTGGCGTAGTCGTTCGCGAGACCAAGACCAGCGCGTTTCCACCGGGCGGCCGGTCCGTTCTGCTGGAGAAGCATCCGCAACTCGCCCTCTCGGTACTGCTTCTGGAGGCCGGCGTGCTCGGCGGCGATTCGCGACGGTCCCGGGTGGAACTGGAGATCCTGCGCCCGGACGGGGTGTCTCTTGAGGAGTTCGATCCGGGCGATGAGGGCACGGTCGAGCACGCCCGTACCGTCCTTGCCTCGTACACCGTGCCCTGGTCCGTCGAGACCCGCTACGACGCGGTGCCCCGGCCCGGTTACGACTGCACGGGCTGCGAGGCGCTGTCCTGGTGTGCCACTGGTAAAGAGCGCGCGACTGCCGCAGGTTGA
- a CDS encoding pPIWI_RE module domain-containing protein, whose translation MPPVYRSARTTAWRPADALASHAAPYRVLPFPEQWRDAVLTLCNAPRVAAGKEPWKTAPTWRLEQVLQAFAPDVLALPRPFHDRDPGAPAHWLCAPADLPDPLPGPVLDTVLKHWLRDLRPEPEYRGLLKETIAELAAHPPRWETVHHELMPRDAPTDGGTARPSPHQYSLSPDWLARRILALGPYLYDGGQLTFRAMPRGPRDQGAQLVSEPIRFPGPDEKQDSWWSVTLSITLQTVPFDPLPRFNLRWSVRRWATRTSAKTGRLRLPWGASTTVLLRPRRPFLPGTPRSERFAVAALERYWDKDLGEKGEFADRWRAGGPAAMLAGLPLGEPFPDADAILTDPASWLRDDARAGILYRTAMGRHDVGPGFMAHQLSQLTAWAEGALTSELRRAPDLSLIDRGTPANIPKGDNETVEAERCAQRRLATAYALDALDGVARQGGAPVLEARLLWQSPRLRDAALASLAELLGLKGDGGSFTAQQYDDATAGASVVHEWSAPELTVRVHCLRPLVPLTERTADSLLAPLDLPTGTHIKDAQVTAATVARRDSAAQWLAAERTTEAPALALVEIGRAASYPSRLHDPKFAMRLGFAKAGFVTQFTTVPVAGDENGKGAETASSLRHRTLSAWNDGLRQLGARTLPRLAEDDGLPDGLRHAALWMVRKNRTTRNRWAAYLPVGVMVTPDPAGTGAARVEGWDPEARSGAGAWVPYPELLLRLTTKAEVKPVLPSQRGSLDDEADTSEVQTESGTERPKRYKERERQRREAAEWLQGLRGSLRTAPTVLFAEAHNARSHWTWLQDGRIERDRLQDGLAPARRLDPDLRMVRVRAGARNETPQWWGRAPEGKANGIQQGLWVAEDAAEDARVFFSTTAKPVQFKHAAVTADKLSPRPIAQGKRKGEPTIDTGQAAWMPGLLEIAVVGCHRDDGDDPRSLALLTHVLRQPSDYDQALALPLPLHLAGLAQEYVLPTPKDDEAETGDAGAAGQSGASDDLDDAQDASPVEQPVPNLELEAPDVDAEGQLQLFEM comes from the coding sequence ATGCCGCCCGTCTACCGCTCCGCCCGCACCACGGCCTGGCGTCCGGCCGACGCCTTGGCCTCTCATGCCGCGCCTTACCGCGTCCTGCCCTTCCCCGAGCAGTGGCGGGACGCCGTCCTGACCCTGTGCAACGCGCCCCGGGTGGCAGCGGGCAAGGAGCCGTGGAAGACAGCACCGACCTGGCGCCTGGAACAGGTCCTGCAGGCTTTCGCACCCGACGTCCTCGCGCTGCCACGCCCCTTCCACGACCGCGACCCGGGGGCGCCGGCCCACTGGCTGTGTGCGCCCGCCGACCTCCCCGACCCGCTCCCCGGCCCGGTCCTGGACACCGTGCTCAAGCACTGGCTGCGTGACCTGCGGCCCGAGCCCGAGTACCGCGGCCTGCTGAAGGAGACCATCGCAGAACTGGCCGCCCATCCGCCGCGCTGGGAGACCGTTCACCATGAACTCATGCCGCGTGACGCCCCGACCGATGGCGGCACCGCACGTCCGTCACCGCACCAGTACAGCCTCAGCCCCGACTGGTTGGCCCGCCGGATCCTCGCCTTGGGCCCATACCTGTACGACGGTGGGCAGCTCACGTTCCGGGCCATGCCACGTGGACCGCGTGACCAGGGTGCCCAACTTGTCTCCGAGCCAATCCGGTTCCCCGGGCCGGACGAGAAGCAGGACTCCTGGTGGTCGGTGACGCTGTCGATCACGCTCCAGACCGTGCCGTTCGACCCGCTGCCGCGCTTCAACCTCCGCTGGTCGGTTCGCCGCTGGGCCACTCGTACCAGTGCCAAGACGGGCCGCTTGCGCCTCCCGTGGGGTGCGAGCACCACCGTCCTGCTGCGTCCGCGCAGGCCGTTCCTGCCGGGCACCCCCCGCAGCGAGCGGTTCGCCGTCGCCGCTCTGGAGCGCTACTGGGACAAGGACCTGGGCGAGAAGGGCGAGTTCGCCGACCGGTGGCGCGCGGGCGGCCCCGCAGCGATGCTCGCCGGGCTACCCCTGGGCGAGCCCTTCCCGGACGCCGACGCGATTTTGACCGACCCCGCGTCTTGGCTGCGCGACGATGCCCGAGCCGGCATTCTGTACCGCACCGCGATGGGCCGGCATGATGTGGGTCCCGGCTTCATGGCACACCAGCTCTCGCAGCTCACAGCCTGGGCGGAAGGCGCCCTCACGTCCGAACTGCGCCGCGCCCCGGACCTCTCGCTGATCGACCGGGGCACACCCGCGAACATCCCCAAGGGCGACAATGAGACGGTCGAAGCGGAACGGTGCGCTCAGCGCCGGCTGGCGACGGCCTACGCGCTGGACGCTCTCGACGGCGTGGCGCGCCAGGGTGGCGCTCCCGTGCTTGAGGCACGGCTGCTGTGGCAGTCGCCGCGGCTGCGCGACGCCGCCTTGGCCTCCCTTGCCGAGCTTCTGGGTCTCAAGGGCGACGGCGGGTCCTTCACCGCACAGCAGTACGACGACGCCACGGCTGGCGCATCGGTCGTGCACGAATGGTCCGCTCCGGAGCTGACCGTGCGGGTCCACTGCCTGCGCCCGCTCGTCCCGCTCACTGAGCGTACCGCCGACAGCCTCCTTGCCCCCCTCGACCTGCCCACCGGCACCCATATCAAGGACGCCCAGGTGACAGCTGCGACAGTGGCCCGCCGCGACAGTGCCGCACAGTGGCTGGCCGCGGAACGCACCACAGAAGCTCCGGCCCTCGCCCTCGTGGAGATCGGCCGCGCTGCGTCCTATCCGAGCAGACTGCACGACCCGAAGTTCGCCATGCGACTCGGCTTCGCCAAGGCGGGCTTCGTCACACAGTTCACCACGGTGCCCGTAGCGGGCGACGAGAACGGCAAGGGGGCGGAGACAGCGTCCAGCCTGCGGCACCGCACGCTAAGTGCCTGGAACGACGGTCTGCGGCAGCTTGGCGCGCGCACTCTCCCCCGGCTCGCCGAGGACGATGGACTGCCCGACGGACTGCGGCATGCCGCACTGTGGATGGTCCGCAAGAACCGTACGACCCGGAATCGCTGGGCTGCGTACCTTCCGGTCGGCGTCATGGTCACCCCCGATCCGGCCGGCACCGGCGCGGCCCGTGTCGAAGGCTGGGACCCCGAGGCGCGCTCCGGCGCAGGCGCCTGGGTCCCCTACCCTGAACTACTGCTGAGGCTGACCACAAAAGCTGAGGTCAAGCCCGTTCTGCCCAGCCAGCGCGGCTCACTGGACGACGAGGCCGACACCTCGGAGGTGCAGACGGAAAGTGGAACCGAGCGCCCGAAACGCTACAAAGAACGCGAACGGCAGCGCCGTGAGGCCGCCGAGTGGCTCCAGGGCCTGCGTGGCTCCCTGCGCACCGCACCAACCGTCTTGTTCGCCGAGGCCCACAACGCCCGCTCGCACTGGACCTGGCTCCAGGACGGCCGGATCGAACGGGATCGACTGCAGGACGGCCTCGCTCCCGCTCGTCGCCTCGACCCCGACCTGCGGATGGTCCGGGTCCGCGCAGGCGCCCGGAACGAGACTCCGCAGTGGTGGGGGAGAGCCCCGGAGGGCAAGGCGAACGGCATCCAACAGGGCTTGTGGGTGGCAGAGGATGCCGCTGAAGACGCCCGCGTGTTCTTCAGTACGACGGCCAAGCCCGTGCAGTTCAAGCACGCGGCGGTGACCGCCGACAAGCTCTCGCCCCGGCCGATCGCTCAGGGCAAGCGCAAGGGTGAGCCCACCATCGACACCGGCCAGGCGGCCTGGATGCCGGGGCTGCTGGAGATCGCCGTCGTCGGTTGCCATCGGGACGACGGCGACGACCCGAGGTCCCTCGCGCTTCTCACCCATGTCCTGCGCCAGCCCTCGGACTACGACCAGGCCCTTGCCCTGCCTCTGCCACTCCACCTGGCCGGTCTGGCGCAGGAGTACGTCCTGCCGACACCGAAGGACGACGAGGCGGAAACGGGAGACGCAGGGGCCGCGGGCCAATCCGGTGCTTCGGACGATTTGGATGACGCGCAGGACGCATCGCCGGTGGAACAGCCTGTGCCGAACTTGGAGTTGGAGGCACCCGACGTCGACGCTGAAGGGCAGCTGCAACTGTTTGAGATGTAG